From the genome of Desulfovibrio sp. JY:
CGACGTTGATGCGGTTTTCGGTGCCCTCGAGCTGGTTTTGAAGGTCGCGGAAGTTCTGGTCGGCCTTGAGCTGCGGGTAGTTTTCGGCGATGGCCAGAAGGCGCGACAGGGAGGACTGCATTTGTCCCTGGGCCTGCTGGAAGGCGGCCATGGCCTTGGGGTCATTGAGCGTTTCGGGCGTGATTTTCACCTGCGTGGCCTTGGCCCGGGCGTCGACCACGGCGGTCAGGGTGTCTTTTTCATGGCTGGCGTAGCCTTTGACCGTTGCCACGAGGTTGGGGATGAGGTCCAGACGGCGTTGCAGGGCCGATTCCACGTTGCCCCAGGCGGCGTTGACCGCCTCCTCGTTGGTCTGCATCTGGTTGTAGCCGCAGCCGGAGAGGCTGGACAGCATGAGGACGGCGATGAGGAGTCCAAGAAGTCTGGGCATGGTCGCTCCTTGAGAAAGGGGTGATGCTGCCACGCCTATACGCAACGGTGGGGCGTGGCAAGGTTTGGCGGATTTTTCGCGGGATGGGACATCAGCCCATGCGCCCCGCGCCGAGAATCCGGGAGACGATGTCCCGGGAGTTGGCCTCGGCTTGCAGGTATTCCTCGTGGCTGAGTCCCGCGCCGAGGGCGATTTTCTTGCGGCGTTCCTGGGAGACGAGGTCGTCCGGGGCGTGGGCGTCGTTGTCGATGACGAGTTTCGCCCCGAAGCGCCGGGCCAGGGCAGCCACGTGGCCGTTGGTCAGGCTATGGCCTTTGCGGGTGGTGATTTCGAGCGCCACACCGCGTTCGGCGGCCAGTTCCGCCTCTTCCGGGGTGATGAGTCCCGGATGGGCCAGGATGTCCACCCCGGCCTCGATGGCGGCCAGGTTGGTGCCGGTTTCGACGGGCTCGACGATGGTTTCGCCGTGCACCACCACGATCTGCGCCCCGCGTTCCCGGGCCATTTCGATCAGGTGGGGGATCAGCGGCGGCGGCACGTGGGTGATCTCCACCCCGCACAGCACGGTGACGCCGAGAAAGGCCCCGGTTTCGGCCACGAACCGGCCGATGTTGGTGAGGATCAGGTCCAGGTTGGAGAAGTCGGCGTGGTCGGTCATGGCCATGGCGCGGTAGCCGGCTTTGGCGGCGCGGCGGGCCAGTTCCGAGGGAATGAGTTCGCCGTCGGAGAAGGTGGTGTGGGTGTGCAGGTCAATCATGGCGTCACATTTTGTATTTGGTGTCGTCGAGGTCGAATTTTTCCAGCAGTTCCGTCCACTTGTCGCTGTCGTCGCTGGAAAATGCCACCACGGATTCGCTTTTGGCCTCGTTCGCCACCTGTTCGAGCACGGGTTCGGCCACGAGGATGGGGGCCTTGGCTCGCAGGGCCAGGGCGATGGCGTCCGACGGGCGGCTGTCCACGCGGCGGATGCCGCCTTCCACCTCCAGCTCGATGTCGGCGTAGTAGGTGCCTTCGGCGAGCTCGGTCACGTGGATGGCCACCACGTGCCCGTCGAGCTTGGCGATCATGTTGAGCAGCAGGTCGTGGGTCATGGGGCGCGGCAGCACCACGTCGTTTAGGGCCAGGGAGATGGCCATGGCTTCCATGGCGCCGATCCAGATGGGGAGAACGGCTTTTTCCTCCATGTCCTTGAGGATCAGCACGGGGACCTGGGATTCTTCGTCAAGGGCCAGTCCGAACACTTTCATTTCAATCATGGTCGGCCTCCGCCTCCCCGATCAGGGAGTGCTTTTTGGCTTGACGGATGCGGGCGCGCACGATCGTTCCGGCGGCATCCGCAACGCCCGGCAGGGCCATGTTGACGATGCGCCCCCCGGGATCGCGTCCTCGCCAGGAGGGGCCGGTCGGACCGTCCCGGCGGCTGGCGCCTTCGATGAGGACCTCGGTCGTCCGTCCGACCTGCGCGGCCAGGGTCGCCGTGAGGCGCTCGTCGAGCAGGGCCTGCAACTCGGCCAGACGGGCCGATTTGACCTCCTGGGCGATTTTCGGCTCCATGCGCTCGGATACGGTTCCCGGCCTATCACAGTACATGAAGGAGAAGCCGCTATCAAACCCAACCTCACGCACCAGATCGAGGGTTTGCCGGAAATCGTCGTCGGTTTCACCGGGAAAGCCCACGATGAGGTCCGTGGTCAGGGCGATGTCCGGCCGGGCGCGGCGCAGCTTGTCCACGAGGAGCAGGTAGGCCGCCCGGTCGTAGCGCCGGCCCATGCGCCTAAGCACCGCGTCGGAGCCGGACTGCACCGGCAGATGCAGGGCCGGGCACAGCTCGGGCAGGTCGGCGAAGCGGGCGATGACGTCGTCGCTTAAGTCCTTGGGGTGGGAGGTGGTGAAGCGGATGCGCGCGATGCCCGGTATGGCGGCCACGGCGTCGAGCAACCGGGCGAAGGACGTGCCGTCGCCGGCGTTGTCGAGGCCGTAGCTGTTGACGTTCTGGCCAAGGAGCGTGATCTCCCGCGCCCCACGCCCGGCCAGCGCCTCGCACTCGGCCACGACCGCCGGGAGCCCCCGGGATTTCTGGCGGCCGCGCACGAAGGGCACGATGCAGTAGGCGCAGAAGTTGTCGCAGCCCTGCATGATGGAGACAAACGCCCGGGGCGGCACCGTATCCTCGGGCCAGGACTGGTCGCGCTCGGGATAGGTTTCGGTGAAATCCAAAAGCGACAGGCGAAGCCCGGGTTCGGCGGCAAGGCGGGCAAGCGCCCGGGGCGCGCCGGCGATGCCGTCCGAACCGAAAACGAGGCGCACCATGGGGAAGCGCCGCCACAGGGCCGGGCCGATCTGCTGGGCCACGCAGCCGCCGACCGCCACGAAGGCGTTCGGGTTGTCCCGGTGGCGGTCGGCGATGCGGCCGAGTTCGCTGGCCACTTTCTGTTCCGGCTTTTCGCGCACCGAGCAGGTGAAAAGGATGAAGAGCTCGGCCTCTTCCTCCGAAGCGGGCGTGAAACCCAGACTGATAAGCGACCGGGTCAGCCAGTCGCCGTCGCCGACGTTCATCTGGCAGCCCATGATGGTGACGTGAAATTTCATGATTGCGGTGAGGATAATGCACGACCGTGCGGCGGTAAAGGGCGGCGCAGGCCCCTTTCCCGGCGGGACGAGGCGAATATGTCGCGGCCGGGAGCCATTGCCACGCCCCGGCCGTGGTGGCATAGCACGTATTGAGGTGTCGGGCGCGCCACCCCACAACGACGGGCGGTACACGCGTCCGGAAAAAGCGATCGGGAGGCGGATGTGGCAACGACAACGGTTCCTGCGGTCTACGACCCGGTTTGGAAAACCATCCATTGGCTCACCGTGGCCCTGGTCCTGGCGCTTCTGGCCATCGGCTGGACCATGTCCGGGGGTGTGCTCTTCATGTGGCACGCCTCCCTTGGCGTCACGCTCTTTGTCGTGACGCTTTTGCGGCTTGCCTGGCATGCCGGCCATGTTCCGCCGCCCGTGCCGTCGACGCTTCGGCCCTGGGAACGCAAGGTGCTCAAGATCGTCCAGGTCCTTTTTTATGTTTTTCTGCTGGCGCAGCCGCTTATCGGCTGGTCCATCTACAGCCTCTCGCCGCGCTACACGCAGTTTTTCGGCCTGGCCTCCCTGCCGAAACTGCCCGGGCTGCTGGCCCTTGGCCATGGGGCGACCCTCCGCGATATCCTCGAAGGCGCGCACGGCACGGTGGCCACGCTTTTGGCCGCGCTGTTCGTGCTCCATGCCGGGGCGGCCATGAAGCATCACTTCATCCTGCGCGACAATGTGCTTTTGCGCATGGCCCCGTCCGCCCTGGGGCCGCTGCTCGATACGCTGCGGGGAAGACGCTGATGGCACGGGCCGGCCGGAGGATTTGGCATGTCTCCCGCGTTGCTGCATGATTTCGGCTTCATCCTGCTTGGCTTGGGCGTCGGCGCGTACGGCACGCTGATCGGCGCGGGCGGCGGCTTCGTGCTCATGCCGGTGCTGCTGCTGCTCTATCCGCACGACTCCCCGTCGCTTCTGACCAGCATTTCCCTGGCCGTGGTCTTTTTCAACGCCGCCTCGGGAGCCCAGGCCTACGGCCGGCTGGGGCGCATCGACTACAAGTCCGGGCTGGCATTCGCCATGGCGGCCGTGCCCGGGGCGGTGATCGGCGCGCTTTCGAGCAACTGGGTGCCGCGCCGCGTCTTCGACGTGATTTTCGGGGTGATCCTGGTCGCCGGGGCGCTTTTTCTCATGGTGCGGCGAAACGGCGCGACAAGTCCCGCCCGGGAGAAGCCCGGGCTTACCCACCGGCGCATCGTGGAGCATGACGGCGTTGTCCACGAATACGACTTCCGGCTGCGCACGGGCGTCATCATCAGCCTCTTCGTCGGCTACCTGTCGAGCTTTCTCGGCATCGGCGGCGGCATCATCCACGTGCCCGCCCTGGTCTACATCCTGTCCTTCCCCGTGCATGTGGCCACGGCCACATCCCACTTCATCCTGGCCATCATGGCCCTGGCCGGCACGCTGACCCACGTCTTCACCGGCGTTTTCGTCCAGGGCGTCCACCGCACGATCTATCTGGCCCTGGGGGCGATGGTCGGGGCCCAGGTCGGAGCCCAGCTGTCCAATCACCTGAAAGGCCGCTGGATCATCAAGAGCCTGGCCGTGGCCCTGGTCTTCGTCGGAGCGCGCATTCTGTTCCAGGCGCTTTGATTTTCCGAGGGCCTTGGTGACGCCCCAGGGCAACGAAATCGGGGTTTTGTCTTGCCGCGGTCTGCCCCTTATTGTAACCGCAGTGGCAGGATTCCACGCATCCCCTGCGTAGCGACGCGGGCTGGATGAGCCTATTCCCGTGCGGCCGTCGAACGGTCGGCGGGCGGGACTGACAAAGGAGGACAGCCGGATGAACGAGCGCATCGAAACGGACAGCCTGGGCGAGGTGAAAGTCCCGGCGGACAAGCTCTGGGGCGCGCAGACCCAGAGGTCGCTTGAACATTTCAGCATCGGCGACGACCTCATCCCGCGCGAGATGATCGGTTCCTACGCCATCCTCAAAAAGGCCGCCGCCCTGGCCAACGCCGAACAGGAGCGCCTGCCCCGCGACGCCATGGCCATGATTTGCGCCGTGTGCGACGAGATCCTCGACCACAGGCACGACGACATGTTTCCGCTGCGCGTCTGGATGACCGGTAGCGGCACCCAGTTCAACATGAACGTCAACGAGGTCGTCTCCAACCGCTGCTGCCAGCTGGCCGGCACGCCCCTTGGCGGCAAAAAGCCGGTGCACCCCAACGACCACGTCAACATGTCCCAGTCGTCCAACGACAATTTTCCGACCGCCATGTACATGGCCGCGGCCATGGGCGTGGTGCGCGACCTGCTCCCTTCGCTGACCGGGCTGCGCGACGCCCTGGCCGCCAAGGCCGAGGCCTGGAAGAATATCGTCAAGATCGGCCGCACCCACCTTCAGGACGCCGTGCCGCTGACCCTTGGCCAGGAGTTTTCCGGCTACGTCGGCATGCTGGCCGATGACGTGGCCCGTTTGGAGGCGGCCCTTGGCGGCGTCTACGCGTTGCCGCTCGGGGGCACGGCCGTGGGCACGGGCATAAACGCCGCGCCCGGGTTCGCCGAGGCGGCCATCGCCCACATCGCCGAGCTCACCGGTCTGCCGTTTACCCCGGCGCCCAACAAGTTCACGGTGCAGGGCGCTCATGACGCCCTGGTGCAGCTCTCCGGGACGCTTCGCACCCTGGCCGTGTCGCTTTTCAAGATCGCCTGCGACATACGCCTTTTGGCCTGCGGTCCCCGGGCCGGCTTTTACGAGCTCATCATCCCGTCCAACGAGCCGGGCTCCTCGATCATGCCCGGCAAGGTCAACCCGACCCAGTGCGAGGCCTTGACCATGATCGCCGCCCAAGTCATGGCCGCCGACGTGGCCGTGGGCTTCGGCGGCGCGGGCGGAATCCTGGAGATGAACGTCTACAAGCCGCTCATCATCTACAACATCATGAAATCAATCCGCATCCTCACGGACGGCATGCACAACTTCCGCCGCTTCCTGGTGGAGGGCATGGAACCCAACACACGGCGCATCGCCGAGTTCGTCGGCCGTTCGCTCATGCTGGTCACGGCCCTGTCCCCGGTCATCGGCTACGACAAGGCCTCGAAAATCGCCCATCATGCCATGGAGCACGACCTGACGCTTCGCGAGGCGGCCATGGAGCTGGGCTATGTGGACGGGGCGGAGTTCGATCGGATCGTGGTGCCGGCCAGGATGACCCAGCCGTTCGTGGCCAAGGATTGATCTTTTCCCGGCCAAACCGTCGCGCAAGCGGCCCAAAGGATGCGAGGTGGCGCATGACCCAGGCAGGCAAACGCGGCAGGGAACTGCTGCTTGATCCGGCGTGCAACCAGGGAACGGCATTTTCCGAGGCGCAAAAGCAGTCGCTCGGACTGGTGGGGCTGGTCCCGGACGTGACCGAGACCCTCGACAGGCAGCTTGAACGCGTCCGCCTGCAGCTTGGCCACAAGCATTCGGACATCGACCGCTATATCTATCTGGTGGGCCTGCTCGACCACAACGAGACGCTTTTTTACAAGACCATCATGTCCGACCCGGCCCGGTTTCTGCCCATCATCTACGACCCGACCATCGGCGAGGCCTGCCTCAAGTTCGGCCACATCTTCCGCCATCCGCGCGGGCTGTACCTGTCCATCGAGCGACGGGGCTCGGTGCGCGAGGTGCTGCGCAACTGGCCGGAAAAGGATGTGCGCTTCATCTGCGTGACCAATGGCGGCCGCATCCTGGGCCTTGGCGACCTGGGCGCCAACGGCATGGGCATTCCCATCGGCAAGTTGCAGCTCTATACCGCCGCCGCCGGCGTGCCGCCAAAGGGGCTCTTGCCCATGCTGCTCGACGCCGGCACCAATAACGCCGAGCTTCTGGCCGATCCACTGTACCTTGGACTGCGCAAACCGCGTCCGGCCACGCAGGAACTCTATTCCTTCGTGGACGAGTTCGTCGCGGCGGTGCAGGAGGTCTTTCCCGGCTGCTGCATCCATTTCGAGGACTGGACGGGCGTGGACGCCGTGCATCTTCTCGAGCGCTACCGGGACAAGGTCTGCTGCTACAACGACGACGTGCAGGGCACGGCCGGCATCACCCTGGCCGGGGTGATAAACGCCTGCCGGGCCAAGGGCACGAAGCTTACCGACGAATCGTTTCTTTTTCTCGGCGCGGGTTCGGCCGGCGTCGGGCTGGCCAATCTCCTGTGCGCGGCCCTGGTCGACGAGGGCCTTACCCTGGCAGAGGCGCGGGGCAGGGTGCATATGTTCGACGTGGTCGGGCTGCTGGAATCCTCGCGTACCGATCTGGTGGATTTCCAGAAGCCCTACGCCCATGCCCACGCCCCCATGCCGCGAAGCGATTTCGCCAGGGCGGTGGAGGAATTGCGGCCCACGGTGCTGATCGGGGTCAGCACCATGGGCGGGGCCTTTAACAAGGACGTGGTCGAGGCCATGAGCCGGGTTGGCGACAGGCCGGTCATCCTGGCGCTGTCCAACCCCACCGAAAAGGCCGAATGCACGGCCGAACAGGCCTATGCCTGGAGCGAGGGCAGGGCGCTTTTCGCCGCCGGCGTCCAGTTCGCGCCGGTGTCGTACAAGGGCCGGACCTTCCTGCCGGGCCAGGCCAACAACTTCTACATCTTCCCGGCCGTCGGCATGGCCATCTACGCCACGAGAGCCAACCGCGTGACGGACCGGATGTTCATCCGCGCCGCCAGGGCCGTGGCCGAACAGGTGACAGACGCCCAGCTGACCCAGGGGCTCCTCTATCCGCTCCAGTCCGACATCCTGGAAACCGAGATCAGAACCGCCGCCGCGGTGGCCGGGCTGGTCTTCGACGACGGCCTGGCCACGGTCGACCGGCCTACCGACATGGAGGCGTTCATCCGCTCCCACGTCTATGTCCCGCGGTACGTTCCATAGGATCACGGCGATGGGCGGGAGCGCGCCGTGCGTTCCCGCGTCCTGCCGGCCGGGACATGCCGCTTGTCTGCCCGGGCCGGCGCTGGTAAGGCTGGGGGGTGGCCGTAAAATACGAATCCGTCGTGCCCTGGGGCAGGTCCTTTGACGAATACGTTTCCATGTTCGCCCTGTCGGACGCGGACCTCGACGCCCGCATTCTGGGCTGTGGCGACGGCCCGGCAGCGTTCAACCATGGCATGAGGAAGCGGGGCGGACGCGCGGTTTCCCTCGACCCGATCTACCGGATGGAGACGGCGGCCATACGCCGACGCATCGATGAAACCTGCGCCGACGTCCTCGAGCAGACGCGCCGCAACGCGGAGCAGTTCCGCTGGGACAGGATACGGGACCTGGATGCGTTAAGGGATTTGCGCCTTGGCGCCATGGCCGATTTCCTGGAGGATTTCGAGGCCGGCAAGCGGCAGGGGCGCTATGTCGCCGGCGGCGTGCCGGAGCTGCCCTTTGCGGACGGGGCCTTCGACATCTGCCTGTCGTCCCATTTCCTGTTTCTTTATACCGACAACCTGACCCTCGACTTCCACTGCCGCGCCATTGACGCCATGCTCCGGGTGGCCGGCGAAGCGCGCATCTTTCCCCTCCTCGACATCAATTCCCGGCGCTCCCCCTACGTCGACGCCGTGCTCCGGCGCTACCGGGACAGCGGCCGCGACGTGGCGGAAGTACCGGTGGACTATGAATTCCAGATCGGCGGCAACGCCATGCTGCGTATCCGCTGACGCGGCCTCTTTCGCGGCGTCTTTTTCCCCACCCCGGTTGGCCTCGCGCCCCGATTGGGCTACCGTTTCCCTATGGAAACCGTGATGGAAGCCGCCCTGCGGGCCGGCAAACCCGTATTCTGGCAAAATCCGCTTCGCCGCCCCGTGGATGAGCTGCGTGGGGAGTTGTCCGGAGTGCTGGCCGATATCCGGGCCGCTGCCGCGCGTTTTTCCCGCTTCGCGCCGCTCCTGGCGGACCTGTTTCCGGAACTGCGGCCCACGGGCGGCGTGATCGAATCGCAGTTGCTCCCTCTGCCCGAGGCCATCGGTGCCGGCGGGGGCCGCGAACCTGTGTTCCTCAAGGCCGACCACCTGCTTCCCGTCGCCGGATCGGTCAAGGCGCGCGGCGGGTTCCACGCCGTCCTGGCCGTGGCCGAGCGGCTGGCGCTCACCTCCGGGCTGCTCGCCGGCCCGGACGCGGATTCCCGCCTGCTCGGGGAAGGGCGATCCCGGGCCTTTTTCGCCGGCCACACGCTTTCCGTGGGCTCGACCGGCAATCTCGGGCTGTCCATCGGCATCCTTGGCCGGGCCCTGGGGTTTGCCGTCACGGTCCACATGTCGGGTGACGCCCGGCCCTGGAAAAAGGAAAAGCTGCGCGAGGCCGGAGCCACGGTGGTGGAGCACGCCGGGGACTACGCCGCCGCCTGCGCCACGGCCCGGGCCGCCGCCGCCGGCGATCCGACCAATCATTTCATCGACGACGAGAATTCCCGCGACCTGTTTCTGGGCTATGCCGTGGCCGGACTGCGCTTGCCGGCCCAACTGCGGCCCCTGGGCATCGTCGTCTCGCCGCAGCGGCCGTTGTGCCTGCATCTGCCCTGCGGCGTGGGAGGAGCGCCCGGCGGCATCGCCCTGGGCGCGCGCCTGGCCCTTGGCGACGGGGCCCTGGCCATTTTCGTCGAGCCGGCCGAGGCCCCGTGTATGCTGCTCGGGCTGGCCACCGGTCGCCACGAGGCCGTGTCCGTCAAGGATATGGGGCTTTCCGGCCGCACCATCGCCGACGGCCTGGCCGTGCCGCGTCCCTCGGGACTCGTTTGCCGACTGGTTGCCCCCGTAGTCGATGGCGTGTGCACCGTGACCGACGCGGCCATGGCGGGCCATGTCGTCGCCGCCTGGAAGCGGGCCGGGCTGCGCTTGGAGCCTTCCGCCGCCGCCGCGTTGGCCGGTCCGGCCATGACGCGCGCCGCCGGTCTGCCGCGGCTTGCCGGCAAGACGGCCAGCCACATCGTCTGGGCCACAGGCGGGGGCATGCTGCCGGACGAGGTGTTCGAGGAAATCCTGGCCATGGGGGAAGGGCAGGGGTGATCATAAGCGCCAGCCGCCGCACGGACATCCCGGCCTTTTATGCCCGCTGGCTACTCAACCGGCTGCGGGCCGGGTTCTGCGAGGTGGTGAGTCCCTTCAACGCCGCCCAGGTCAGTCGCGTTTCCCTGGCTCCGGAAGACGTCGACGCCATCGTCTTTTGGACCCGCGATCCGCGCCCGCTGCTGCCGCATCTGCCCGAAATGCGAGCCATGGGCCACGAACCCTTTTTCCTTTTCACCGTGCTGGCCAATCCCCGGGAGCTGGACCCCAAATGCCCGGCCCCGGACGTCTCCGTGCCGGCGTTTGCCGCCCTGGCCGAAGCGCTGCCGGGCCGGATCACCTGGCGCTACGACCCCATCGTGCTGACGGAAAAAACGCCGCCCGACTGGCATCGGGGCGTCTTTGCCCGGCTGGCCCGCCGTCTTGCCGGCCTGACCGACCGGGTGGTGGTCAGCTTCATGGAGCCCTATCGCAAGATCGCCAGCCGCATGAAACCCCTGGCCGGGCAAGGGTTCGCGCCGTTTGCCCCGGACGAGGAGGAACACCTGCGCCTGCTCTTCGATCTGCGCGACATGGCCGCCGCGCACGGCCTGCGGCTTATGACCTGCTGTCAGCCGGAACTCTATCAGGAAGCGGGCATCACCCCGGCCCGGTGCATCGACCCGGACTGGATCGCCACGCGCCTCGGCAGGCCCCTCGATCTCGGCAAGGACCCGCACCAACGGCCGCGTTGCGGCTGCGCCCCGAGCAAGGATATCGGCGCCTACGACCGTTGCCTCTTCGGCTGCCGTTACTGCTACGCCACGTCGAGCTTCGAGCGCGCCCGGGCGGCCTTCGCCCGCCATGACCCCGAAGCGGCGGCGTTGTGAGGGATGTATGCCTCCGGCGGCCAGGGGGAAACTTTTTGAAAAAAGTTTCCCCCTGGACCCCCTTCAAAAACTTTTCAAGGGGGCGAAATGGTATTGATGACAGGTGCCATTTCTCGTTGCGGTGTTTTTGCATGAGAAACGGGATGGGGGGAAAGTGCGGCGAACGCCCGGAATTCGGGAATTGCTTCCGCACAGGCGTATGCGATTGGGGTGACTGACTGCCGGGGCCATGGCGTAAGGCCTCTTCTTGTCGCCTATGGGGCGCGTGGCCTGGGGCCGGCGGGCGGTTGGCGGGACGCGAAGGCGTATTCTTCGAATATGCGCCGCGCGCGTCCTGCCAACCGCCCGCCGGCCAGCCAAAGGAAGCAATCGAACCGACGCCGTTCGGTTCGAGCGAATGAAATTTGTCCCCCCCTTGAAAAAGAGGGGGTTAGCGGTTGTTGGCCGCGTAGAGGGCCGCCACTCGGGCGGCGAGGCTTTTTTCTTTTATTTGGCGCATGGGGGACGGGGATTGCTGCGCCTCCTCACGCGGGCTTCCGGCAGCTTCGGGAAAAGAGCCGTTGGAAGCGATGGCCGTGGACGCCCGCACCGTGGGGACGTTGGTCGTGGCCGCCGGGTCGGCCAGCTTGAAGGGCGAGGCGAAGCGGTAGCCGCATTCCGGACAGGCCATGAGCATGCCGCCGATGCCGGCGGGAAAACGAAGCGCCTGGCCGCAGCCTGGGCAATGACGCACGGGTCCCTCGGACATCCGATCCTCCGATACAGGACGTATTGCAAGAGAAGTACCTGCAAACCCGTGTTTGGTTACAGAATGGCGTGCAACAAGGGAAAGAAATGATGGAACAGCTTGTATTTGATGATTTTCTCAAGGTGGATATGCGCGTCGGCCGCATCCTGAGCGCCGAGCCGCTGCCCAAGGCCCGTATCCCGGCCTACAAGCTGACCATCGATTTCGGCGAGCTTGGCGTCAGAAAGTCGAGCGCCCGCGTCACTAATCTCTATACCGCCGCCGATTTGCCCGGTCGGCAGGTCATCGCGGTCGTCAATTTTCCGCCCAAGCGTATCGCCGGTTTTTTGTCGGAGGTGCTGGTGCTCGGCCTCGACGGCGAGGGTGGGGTGGTGCTGCTCGAGCCCGAGCGCGAAGTGGCCCCGGGGCAGCGTGTTTATTGATGCCCGTCAATTCCCGTCAAAGGGGGTCCGGGGGGAATTATTTCCCCCGGCGGGGTTCAGGGGCAGAGCCCCTGGTGGGGTGGTCCCGGAGGGGCGACGCCCCTCCGGGCTCTTCGCTCCCCCACCTTCGCAAAAACGCCAATACGGCGTCGCGGCAGGCTTCGATGGAGAGGTGTTCGGCGTCCACGACGCATTCCGCCTTCGGGTCCTCCTCGAAGGGCACGTCCACGCCGATGACCTGCCCGAGGCCGGGAAACTGCCGGCCGGTGGTCTTTCGCAGCATGGCCTTGGCGTAGAGCCCGGCCATGACCAGCCCTTCGGGGCGGGCCGCTTCCCGGGCCATGGCCGTGGCCAGGGCGCAACGGATGTGCGCCTCGGCAAAGCGGCCCATGAGCGAGCGGGCATACTCGCGCATGGCGCGTTTCGGGGCCGAGGCGTCCATGAGGATGTAGTCGTGGCCGCCGGCGCGGTACAGTCCGGCCGCCTCCTCGGCAAGGAGCCGGTAGGCCGCTTCGCGTTCGGCCTCGCTGTAGGTGGGCTTGGGGAAGTAGGCCTTGCGCCGGGCGTCCATCTCCAGATACGCCACGCGGGAGCCGCCGAGGGTCAGCGTTTTTTCCACGGCCCGGGCCACCGCGCTTTTGCCCGATCCGGGCAGTCCCGTGAACCACAGCGTGGCGGGCATGGTCACCTCATGTACCGGTTGAAGTCCTGGCAATCGAACCGGTCGTCCTCGAGCACGTTGACGAGAAAACGCAGGAGTCCCTTGCGCACCTCGGGCGGATGGCCGGGGTACCATTGGGGCGAGGCCACGACCAGTCCCCGGAAGACGAAAAACGGCGCGATGACGGCAAGGATGTCGTCGTCGCCCGATTCGCGCAGGTACGTCTCCCAAAACGTCATGTAGAGCCGCTCGAAATCCCCGGTAAGCTTCGGTTCCTTGTACAGCCCGAACAACACGTAGTTGAGGCTCATGGTGGCCACGTCGTCGGCCGGTTCGCCCCACTGCCCCCGGCTGCGGTCGAGCACGGCGAAGTCGCGTTTTGCGCCGTCTTCCTGGATCAGCACGTTCCAGGGATGGAAGTCGCCGTGCACCTCGCTTAAGCGGTGGGTGTAGCCGCGAAGCTTCCAGCGCCAGTCGACCACGCGTTTTTCCAGGGC
Proteins encoded in this window:
- a CDS encoding histidinol phosphate phosphatase domain-containing protein, whose product is MIDLHTHTTFSDGELIPSELARRAAKAGYRAMAMTDHADFSNLDLILTNIGRFVAETGAFLGVTVLCGVEITHVPPPLIPHLIEMARERGAQIVVVHGETIVEPVETGTNLAAIEAGVDILAHPGLITPEEAELAAERGVALEITTRKGHSLTNGHVAALARRFGAKLVIDNDAHAPDDLVSQERRKKIALGAGLSHEEYLQAEANSRDIVSRILGAGRMG
- a CDS encoding bifunctional nuclease family protein, translating into MIEMKVFGLALDEESQVPVLILKDMEEKAVLPIWIGAMEAMAISLALNDVVLPRPMTHDLLLNMIAKLDGHVVAIHVTELAEGTYYADIELEVEGGIRRVDSRPSDAIALALRAKAPILVAEPVLEQVANEAKSESVVAFSSDDSDKWTELLEKFDLDDTKYKM
- a CDS encoding sulfite exporter TauE/SafE family protein, translating into MSPALLHDFGFILLGLGVGAYGTLIGAGGGFVLMPVLLLLYPHDSPSLLTSISLAVVFFNAASGAQAYGRLGRIDYKSGLAFAMAAVPGAVIGALSSNWVPRRVFDVIFGVILVAGALFLMVRRNGATSPAREKPGLTHRRIVEHDGVVHEYDFRLRTGVIISLFVGYLSSFLGIGGGIIHVPALVYILSFPVHVATATSHFILAIMALAGTLTHVFTGVFVQGVHRTIYLALGAMVGAQVGAQLSNHLKGRWIIKSLAVALVFVGARILFQAL
- a CDS encoding LemA family protein codes for the protein MPRLLGLLIAVLMLSSLSGCGYNQMQTNEEAVNAAWGNVESALQRRLDLIPNLVATVKGYASHEKDTLTAVVDARAKATQVKITPETLNDPKAMAAFQQAQGQMQSSLSRLLAIAENYPQLKADQNFRDLQNQLEGTENRINVARQRYNQAVEIYNASIRTFPNFITNSLMLHLKPKEYFKADEAAKQAPKVKF
- the miaB gene encoding tRNA (N6-isopentenyl adenosine(37)-C2)-methylthiotransferase MiaB; the encoded protein is MKFHVTIMGCQMNVGDGDWLTRSLISLGFTPASEEEAELFILFTCSVREKPEQKVASELGRIADRHRDNPNAFVAVGGCVAQQIGPALWRRFPMVRLVFGSDGIAGAPRALARLAAEPGLRLSLLDFTETYPERDQSWPEDTVPPRAFVSIMQGCDNFCAYCIVPFVRGRQKSRGLPAVVAECEALAGRGAREITLLGQNVNSYGLDNAGDGTSFARLLDAVAAIPGIARIRFTTSHPKDLSDDVIARFADLPELCPALHLPVQSGSDAVLRRMGRRYDRAAYLLLVDKLRRARPDIALTTDLIVGFPGETDDDFRQTLDLVREVGFDSGFSFMYCDRPGTVSERMEPKIAQEVKSARLAELQALLDERLTATLAAQVGRTTEVLIEGASRRDGPTGPSWRGRDPGGRIVNMALPGVADAAGTIVRARIRQAKKHSLIGEAEADHD
- a CDS encoding cytochrome b/b6 domain-containing protein, with amino-acid sequence MATTTVPAVYDPVWKTIHWLTVALVLALLAIGWTMSGGVLFMWHASLGVTLFVVTLLRLAWHAGHVPPPVPSTLRPWERKVLKIVQVLFYVFLLAQPLIGWSIYSLSPRYTQFFGLASLPKLPGLLALGHGATLRDILEGAHGTVATLLAALFVLHAGAAMKHHFILRDNVLLRMAPSALGPLLDTLRGRR
- a CDS encoding class II fumarate hydratase: MNERIETDSLGEVKVPADKLWGAQTQRSLEHFSIGDDLIPREMIGSYAILKKAAALANAEQERLPRDAMAMICAVCDEILDHRHDDMFPLRVWMTGSGTQFNMNVNEVVSNRCCQLAGTPLGGKKPVHPNDHVNMSQSSNDNFPTAMYMAAAMGVVRDLLPSLTGLRDALAAKAEAWKNIVKIGRTHLQDAVPLTLGQEFSGYVGMLADDVARLEAALGGVYALPLGGTAVGTGINAAPGFAEAAIAHIAELTGLPFTPAPNKFTVQGAHDALVQLSGTLRTLAVSLFKIACDIRLLACGPRAGFYELIIPSNEPGSSIMPGKVNPTQCEALTMIAAQVMAADVAVGFGGAGGILEMNVYKPLIIYNIMKSIRILTDGMHNFRRFLVEGMEPNTRRIAEFVGRSLMLVTALSPVIGYDKASKIAHHAMEHDLTLREAAMELGYVDGAEFDRIVVPARMTQPFVAKD